In the Kaistella sp. 97-N-M2 genome, one interval contains:
- a CDS encoding nucleoside triphosphate pyrophosphatase: protein MKILLASNSPRRKDLLESLGYDFSVVSVDCEEVYPENLAPEKIASYLSDLKANAFRNLENDEVLITADTIVALENEVLGKPKDEVHAKQMLRKLSGKTHQVYTGITIRSSDKSISKTDVASVTFAAISETEIDFYVKNYKPFDKAGSYGIQEWLGMAKVSKIEGSYFTIMGLPTHLVYEVLKDFE from the coding sequence ATGAAAATATTATTAGCCTCCAATTCTCCGCGCCGAAAAGACCTCTTAGAAAGTTTAGGATATGATTTCAGCGTTGTTTCCGTGGACTGTGAAGAAGTTTATCCGGAAAATCTAGCACCAGAAAAAATAGCATCTTACCTTTCGGATTTGAAAGCAAATGCTTTTCGAAACCTGGAAAACGATGAAGTTTTAATCACCGCAGATACAATTGTTGCGCTGGAAAACGAGGTTTTGGGAAAACCAAAAGACGAAGTCCACGCCAAACAAATGCTCCGGAAACTTTCGGGAAAAACGCATCAGGTTTATACGGGAATCACGATCAGAAGTTCGGATAAAAGCATTTCTAAAACGGACGTCGCTTCTGTTACCTTTGCTGCGATAAGCGAGACCGAAATCGATTTCTACGTCAAAAACTACAAACCCTTCGATAAGGCCGGCAGTTACGGAATTCAGGAATGGCTTGGAATGGCGAAGGTTTCTAAGATTGAGGGCAGTTATTTTACAATCATGGGACTTCCTACACATTTGGTGTACGAGGTTTTAAAAGATTTTGAATAA